The sequence CACGGCCCGACCAAGCGCTGGGTGATGGCCGTGTATGACGAGTTGGACGGCAAACGCTGGATCGCCTTCCACACTTCAGCCGACCTCAAACAATGGCGGCTCGAGAGCCGCATCGAGGGCTTCTATGAATGCCCCGACTTGTTTGAGCTGCCCGTGGACGGGAAGCGCCGGGAGAAACTATGGGTGCTGACCGCCGCCAGCAGCGAATACCGGCTCGGCACATTTGACGGCCGCCAGTTCACTCCCCAGACCCCCATGCTGCCCGGTCATCGCGGCAATGCCTTCTACGCGGCTCAAACCTACAGCGACATTCCGGCACGGGATAGGCGGCGCATCCAGATTGGCTGGGGCCAAATCGCCACGCCGGGCATGCCCTTCAACCAAATGATGACCTTTCCCTGCGAGCTAACGTTGCGCTCGACGCCTTCCGGGCCGCGCCTGTGCTTCCAGCCGGTGAAGGAGCTTCAGCGCCTGCACGCCACCCGACGCACCCAGTCCCGGATGAACCTTGCGCCAGGCACTAACGCGCTGGTTGGCATCCGGGGCGAATTGTTCGATCTGCGGGCGCAATTCGCCGTTGGCGCCACAGGCGAGGTGCGGTTCGTGGTTCGCGGCATGCCGGTAATCTATGATGCCGCGAAGCAGGAGCTTGCCTGCGCGGACCGCCGGAACCCTCTCGCTCCAGTGAACGGCAAAGTCCGGCTGCAGATATTAGCTGATCGGACCTCGCTGGAGATCTTCGGCAACGACGGCCTGCTGTATATGCCCATGGCAGGCAAGTTCACCCCAGAGGATCACACCCTCGCGCTGACGGTGACCGGCCTCCCCGTCCGCTTCGACTCAATCGAGGTCAACGAACTGCGGTCCATTTGGCCGATGAAGGAAGTACAACGGTGACACTATGGGCAGCGGCTCGCCATCAGCTTCAGGCGATGGCTGCCGAGTCACGGTGCAGCCGCCAGCAAGGTGGTTGGCCTATCTACACCGCAATGCCTGGAACGTATTGGCTTTGGAAGTATTGAAGATGGTGGGCCCAGAGGGATTTGAACCCCCGACCAAGCGATTATGAGTCGCATCCTGCCCGGTTGTTCCGAGTCGCCTTCGGTCGTCACAAGTTGCGAAAACCCCATTTTCATTGGGTTTTGCGTTGGAGGGCCGCTACCCCCCACAACCCGACACAACCGCTCAGGACCGGAAAATTGGCCAAGCATTGGCCAAGCATTCGGAGGTGTCAAGCGGCGTTGAGGGTCGCTCCAAGACCGTTTCTCGGCCCCGTCGCTATCCGGGGGCGCGCCTTGTGTAGCTCATGCACCAATCCGCTTCTGGGTTGTGCTGAAATGGCAGTTCAGAGAGGACATGTATGAGCGCCTCTGAACTGATCGAGCAAGCAAACGCGCCGAGTGCCATCGCGAAGGAATGCGAGGCGAAGCGATCGTATCCCAAGACCCACGCGAATTATTGGAAAGCCCGCCTGGAGCATCGGACGTACACGCGGGACGGCAAGACGTACGAAGTGCCGGAGTGGGCCGTGAGAATTCACTTCGGCGGCAACCGCAAGAGCTTCGACTTGGAGACTGGGAACAAAGAAGAAGCCGCCGCCAAAGCGCGGGACATTTACCTGTCCCTGATCGCCAAAGGTTGGTCCGCGACTCTCGCCGATCTCAAACCAAATGCCATTCAACCAATCGAAATCACTGCCGGGGATGCAACCATTGGCGAATTCCTGGCCGAAGTGGAAAGAACATCCAGTCTGAAGCCGAAGACATTTCGCCGCTACTCCCAATGCTTGCGAAGA is a genomic window of Candidatus Paceibacterota bacterium containing:
- a CDS encoding glycoside hydrolase family 32 protein, with amino-acid sequence MRKSIFFTLCALISFCGLGTVAAPATPELQLDKRFLNLPVKNKAPKQRLKLLVEGQVAREFEIELAERDPDFWAFLDLSAFRGKRAILQADKLPADSRALEAIELSDQIKDARNLYQEALRPQFHFSSRRGWNNDPNGLVFYQGEYHLFYQHNPYGWEWGNMHWGHAVSPDLVHWTELPIALYPRQFGDWVFSGSAVVDRANTAGFQTGKEAPLVAAYTSTGRGECIAYSNDRGRTWAEFSGNPVVRHEGRDPRLLWHGPTKRWVMAVYDELDGKRWIAFHTSADLKQWRLESRIEGFYECPDLFELPVDGKRREKLWVLTAASSEYRLGTFDGRQFTPQTPMLPGHRGNAFYAAQTYSDIPARDRRRIQIGWGQIATPGMPFNQMMTFPCELTLRSTPSGPRLCFQPVKELQRLHATRRTQSRMNLAPGTNALVGIRGELFDLRAQFAVGATGEVRFVVRGMPVIYDAAKQELACADRRNPLAPVNGKVRLQILADRTSLEIFGNDGLLYMPMAGKFTPEDHTLALTVTGLPVRFDSIEVNELRSIWPMKEVQR